GGATGCGCACGATCTCGTCGACCTTGACGCCCATCCCGACCTGACCGGGCCCGCCGGCCCGGGACTCTCCGGGCGTCGCGTAGGGCGGCATCGTCGAGAGGTTCACCCTCTGACGCGAGTATCCCGCCGTCTTCATGTTCGAGACGTTATGGCCCACGGTCTGGAGCCCGAGCCTGAAGGCGTTGAGCGCACGCTTGCCCATCTCGAGCCCATAAAAGCTGTTCAACATTTTTTCGCTTACCCCCGTTTAGCCCCTGAAATCCGTGCCGTTCAACCGCGAAGCTCCACCCTCAAGACGCCGCCACTCCGACAGCAACATCGAGGTGTACCGTTCGTTCTGGTCGATCAGCCCGCTCAATATGACCATCTCCGACTTGAGCCCAAACAAGGATTGGGTCAGGCGATCCGCAACCCCGTTGAAGAGCGCCCGTTCGTCCTCCTCGAAGGCGTCGCTGAGGGAGGATGCCTGAGGCTCACAACCCAGCTCGGCGGCCAGCCCCTTCGCCAGCTCGTCCCTGAGAGCCTCCTGCGTCTGCACGTCAAAGAATATCTCCCGCTGCTCCCGCATCAGGTCCTGGAGGATCTCGACCCCATCGCCCCTCAGGGCCTCACGCTGTTCCTGCACGACGTCGATGAGGTCGTCTATGGTATCCGCCTCGTCCTGAATCGCATCGATGAGCGCCTTGACCCGGTCGCGCACGTCCGTCTACCGTGACTATTGAAGGTCCAGAAGCCCGGACAGGACCAGGCTCCGGGCCACATGCTCGAGCTGGGGGACGTACTCGCCCGCCGCCACCTGGGCCTTGAGACGATCAACGACGTCCTGCCGCACGTCGGGGACATTCTTCAGCTCGGCCCCGATCCGGGCCAGCTCCACCGCGAAGGGGCTGAAGTCCGCCCGGTCGCTCTCTCCGGAAAGCCCCTCCGCGCTATATCCTTTCTTCGCCCTGTTTTTGCCCGCCGCTTCGGGCCCGTAAGGCCTGGACACTTTTCCGATCATAAGCAACACTCCCCCCGCAGGCGGCCAGCTCTGGCAAAGCCCCTAAGTGATTTGCTCAGCTCGTTCCCCACTGGCTCTCCGCTTATCTGCGACTTATCCTCTGCGACTATAAACCGCAGACACCATGTTGTTCGATTGCATCAAACCGCAGCAACAGTATCGTTGTTCGGCACAAGCACACCGCCCCCATACAGATGCCAACAAAATCCGATCCTAAGTCTTAATATCGGAGCATCCGTCCCCGTGCTTTAGGGAAATCATCCCGGAACGTGCGCCGCAACGAAGGCTGCCTCCACCCTCGCCCCCGCCGCGGTACAGGCCGAGGCGAGCCGCGACAGCGTGGTCCCGGTCGTGCAGACGTCGTCCACAAGCCCAACCCTCAACCCGCGCACGTCGGGAGCGACGACGAAGTCCTCCACGCGCAGCTCCTTCCGTTCCGTCCGGCTCAGCCGCGTGCGGGCGGGGACGTCGCACGACCACCGCGCAAGGCTGCGGACCGGGATCCCCCACGCACGGCCCAGCCCCAGAGCAATCCCCTCAGCCTGATTATAGCCCCTCGGGCTTTTTAGATGAAGCGGGACAGGAACCAGGACATCCAAGGAGGGGCGAGGATGGAGCTCCGCGAGCCCTCGGCCGAGGATCGGCCCCAGGGCACGGGTTCGCCCGTACTTCAAGCGGTGGATGATCTCCCTGACGACTTCCCCATAGACCGCCCCCGGAAGGATCGGGGCGCTCCAGGGATGGTCGAGGCAGGGGGCCGGGCCCCCGCACGACAGGCAGCGGGGAATCTGCCGGGTCAAAAGGGAGCCCAGGCACTCCCCGCACAACACCTGCCCCAACCGACCACAGACGGGACACGCCACGGGCCAGAGCGTGTGGAGCAGAAGCCCGAGGCAGTGGCGGACAAAGCGCACAGGCGACGAGGTTCCGTCAGTCATGAATACGGTCATGGAATACGGTCTCGGAACACAGCCATGAAACAAAACGGACCCGAGCTCAAGCCGGGGCGGCGGGCGACATCCCCGAGAGGAATTCCTCCTTCGCCCGCTGCACCAGGGCATCGCAGCGGTTGTTGCGCTCGTCGCCGGCGTGCCCCTTCACCCAGTGCCAATGTATGGAGTGGGTCCTGGAGAGCTCCCAGAGCTCCTCCCAGAGGTCCCGGTTCAGCACCGCCTGTTTCCCCGACGTGCGCCAGCCATTCCTGCGCCACCGCTCCAGCCAGCCCTTCTCGAAGGCGTTGCGCAGGTACGTGGAGTCCGTGTGCAGCTCCACCCGACAGGGGTATTTCAGCGCCCTGAGCGCCTGGATCGCGGCCGTGAGCTCCATCCGGTTGTTCGTCGTGTCCGGCTCGGCCCCATAGAGCTCGCGTT
This portion of the uncultured Fretibacterium sp. genome encodes:
- the flgN gene encoding flagellar export chaperone FlgN — its product is MRDRVKALIDAIQDEADTIDDLIDVVQEQREALRGDGVEILQDLMREQREIFFDVQTQEALRDELAKGLAAELGCEPQASSLSDAFEEDERALFNGVADRLTQSLFGLKSEMVILSGLIDQNERYTSMLLSEWRRLEGGASRLNGTDFRG
- a CDS encoding flagellar biosynthesis anti-sigma factor FlgM — its product is MIGKVSRPYGPEAAGKNRAKKGYSAEGLSGESDRADFSPFAVELARIGAELKNVPDVRQDVVDRLKAQVAAGEYVPQLEHVARSLVLSGLLDLQ
- the rnhA gene encoding ribonuclease HI, whose amino-acid sequence is MNEPKTCVIVYTDGGASPNPGLGGWGAVLVSPGHGGLERELYGAEPDTTNNRMELTAAIQALRALKYPCRVELHTDSTYLRNAFEKGWLERWRRNGWRTSGKQAVLNRDLWEELWELSRTHSIHWHWVKGHAGDERNNRCDALVQRAKEEFLSGMSPAAPA